Genomic DNA from Niallia circulans:
ATTGGCACAAGCGAAGTTGTTTTGCCGGAAAATCACACAGACTTTATCTTCAGCGTTGTCGGAGAGGAATTCGGATTTATTGGTGCGAGTGTTATCATAAGTTTGTTCTTTCTGCTGATTTATCACATAACTAAAGTTGCGCTTGAAACGAAAAACTCCTTTTACACATGCATTTGTGTTGGTGTCATCAGTATGATAACCTTCCATGTGTTCCAAAATATTGGTATGACTGTTGGAGTATTACCGATAACAGGTATCCCCTTGCCATTTATAAGCTATGGAGGAAGTTCCTTGCTTGGTAATATGTTGGCCATTGGGCTTATCTTCTCGATACGTTTCCATTATAAAAAGTATATGTTCTCAAGTAATGAATAAATTGGCAACAAAAAAGATGTCCTTTTCTTAGGACATCTTTTTTTCTAGTATTGGCTCAGGGGCTATTATTTTTTTATGAGGGGGAAAAATAATAGGTGAGACCACTAGTGCGGTTTAATCAATATTGATAATCATTATCAATTGATTTAAATTTATAATAAAATATAATGAACTTAATGTCAAATGAAAAAAGAGGAGGATACAAGTTTGGATAAAGAATTTCTCGAACAATTTGATTCATTAGTGACAAAATATACAGAGTTATTGCTTGGGGAAGAACAGGAGCATCTTAAGAAGGAAGTGGAGATTTGGATGCTGTACAATCATATGGCAAAATCAATGCCAAGTTTAGTTAAGCATTGGAATGGCCAATTTCCTGAAGCAAAACAGCAAATAGTAGGCATGATAAGTGAAATAAAAAAATTAAATGATTTTCAAAAACAAAAAACAAAATAAATCATATGATGCTAGTAGGAGGACAACTATTCCGCTGTCCTTGCTACTAGCTTTTTTATTTATTGCAAGCCGCCGTTTCCGTTAGGAAACTGTGATTCATATCCTTTAAACTGTTGAAAGGATTGCTGCAATTTTTGCTGATCCGCTGATTCGAGCTTATACCAGCCAGCACGAAACATAAGATCATACAGCTCTCTCTGCATGTTTTGTGTTTCGGTAAAGATGCCGAGCAAATCCTGATACAATACTTCATTGCTTGCTTCATTAAGGGCCGTTGAATAAGAAGCAGTCATGTATTTTTCTGTTGCCAGTAAATCATTAATGAAATCTCTGTCGTTCATTTGTGGAGTTTTGGCTACCTGTTTTTCTGGATTTTGAACTTTTTGTTGATTCATTCTTTACCTCCGTTCACTGCTGCTGCAGTCCTGACGTTTGAGTTTGATTTGTGTCATTCAAGTGAGCCAGTATTTTTTCATAATGCTTCTGGTGCATTTGAGCACATTTTTCTGCTTGCAGTTTCATATTGGCATCTTGAATATTTTGAGCGAAAAAATGAGCTTTTTTAATGGCAAGCAGATTCCAAGAAAGCATATCAGTTAAATACAAGGAGTCTTTGACTGTAACCATTACAGGCGGTTGCATCATTATTCCTTGGTTTTGGTTCATACTGTTAATTGCTTGCTGTTGCATTAATGTACCTCCATTTCCTAATAAAAAGTATGAAAATCGCAATCCTTATTTTTTATACTGGTTGTTTTGGCTATTCCTTTTGCCGCCACCATCACTTTCAACTGTCGGTCCAGCATCTCCCTTAACACTTGCAGCGCTAACTCCACCTTTAGAAGGATTTTTTTTCATCTTGGCCATAATACTCACCCCCTCATTCCTTTTTAGGATTGCCTATTTAGACGGTTTTAAAGATTAAACTTTTTCTTTTCGGCAAATGGGATTAAAATCCGCATATGTTTATTGAGAAGTTCATCATTGTTTTTTATTGTAAAGAAGAAGGCACTCACCCCCTTGCCTTTACTTGTAGATTAAAGAAGGAGGAAGACGGAATGTACAGTATAAAGAAAGCAGCTGTTATTGGTTCCGGAGTCATGGGCTCGGCCATTGCTGCACATCTGGCAAATGTGGGTATTTCAACATTGCTCCTTGATAAAATACCTGCAAGCCTCTCGAAAGAGGAGCAATCAAAAGGCTTAGCCCTTGCTGACAAAGAAGTGCGCAACAGGTTTGCTGCACAAGCGCTTCAAAGAATAAAAGTAAGCAAACCGAGCATGCTCACGGCAATCAGTCACATGACATTGCTGGAAATAGGCAATACAGAAGATGATTTGGAAAGATTGAAGGAAGCAGATTGGATTATTGAGGTTATCACAGAGGAAATAACTGCGAAAAAGGCACTGTTTCAAAAAGTGGATAAAGTAAGAAGACAGGGGTCCATTGTTAGCAGCAATACATCAGGAATATCCATTACACAGATGAAAGAAGGGCTGTCAGATGACTTTCAAGCCCATTTCTTAGGCACTCATTTCTTTAATCCACCACGATATATATCATTGCTTGAATTCATCCCAACAAACAACACCTCAAGTGAAGTTATTTCCTTTATGAAATCATTTGCTGAAACCGTCTTAGGAAGGGTAGTGGTAGAAGCCAAGGATACTCCGAACTTTATTGCTAACCGAATCGGGGCACATGCTTTTCTTACTTCATTGGAAGCAATGGTCCAGATGGATATGACAATCAGTGAAGTAGATCAGCTGACAGGACCACTTATTGGCAGAACAAAAAGTGCTACCTTCCAAACACTTGATATGGTTGGATTAGACACATTTTTTCACACTGTTAAAAATGTTCATAACCGAACAAAGGATAATTTGGAAAAGGAGCAGTATAAGATTCCCGCATTCTTGCTAGAAATGCTTAATGAAAACCTGTTAGGAAGGAAAACAAAGCAGGGGTTCTACAAGAAGACAAAGGATAAAGTTCTAGTCCTTAATTATCATACGATGCAATATGAAGAAGAACTAAAGCCAAAAAGAAGCGAGAAACGTAAAAAGCTAAAGGAGCTTATTTATAATCACAGTACGGAAGGAACCTTTTTATGGAAAAGTGTAATGCCATATTTGCTTTATTCTGGTGAACATGCAACAGAGATTGCAGATAATATCTTCCAAATAGATTTAGCAATCAAGACAGGTTTTAACTGGAAAAGCGGCCCGTTTGAAACATGGGATGAAATAGGACTGACAGAATCACTTGAAAAGCTGAAGCAGGAGAATCAGAAGCTGCCTGAATGGATTGAGCAAATGATGGAGAATGGCTTTACTAGCTTTTATAAAAGGATAGATGGAAAACAATTCTATTATCATAATGGAAAGTATGTACCTATTCCGCTTACGAGCGACGAATATCGATTAAAGCATAGAAAGCAAATTGGCGGAATACTTGCTTCAAATAAAGCGGCAAGTATTATTGACATGGAAGATGATGTGCTTCTTTTTGAAATGCATAGTCCAAATAATGTCATCGGCATGGATATGATTAAGATGCTGAACAAAACAATTGATATGGTGGAAAATACGGACAGAATTAAAGGTCTTGTGATAGGCAGCAGCGGCAAAAACTTTAGTGCAGGAGCAAATTTAGCGATGATGCTCCTTGAAGCACAGAATCAAGATTATATCGAGTTACAGGTAGTGGTGAAGGCATTTCAAGATGTTCTGAAGCGCATTAAGTATTGCAAAAAACCAGTCGCAGCAGCAAGCCATCGTAAAACATTAGGTGGCGGTGCAGAAATTTGTCTTGCCGCTGAGAAAATTCACGCCTCTATCGAAACATATATTGGCCTTGTTGAGACGAGTGCAGGACTTATCCCAGGTGGTGGCGGTACGAAGGAGCTGTACTTAAACATGCTGGCAGAGCAGGAAAACCCAAATGTTGTTGCAGCAGCGGCGCAGGCCTTTAAAGCAATATTGACGAGCAATGTGTCCACATCAGCAGAAGAGGGCAAGGCAACAGGCTTTCTAAAGAGCGGCGATACGATAACATTTAACAGCATGAATGTTATGGAAGAGGCTAAATCTGCCGTAATTGAAATGTTTGATAATGGCTATGAGCTGCGAACAGAAATGAAAATACCTGTCGCAGGCAAACAAGGCTTTCAATTTCTTATGGGTCTGGTAAAAGAATTTGCAGACAAAGGTGCAATATCAAAACATGGTGAAGTTATTGCAGAGAAGCTTGCATACGTTATAACTGGTGGAGATGTTGAGATTCATACGGAAGTGGAGGAAGATTATTTATTGCAATTGGAAAGACAGGCGTTTATAGATCTGTTGCGGGAGAAAGAGACGATAAAAAGAATGCTGCATGTACTAACAGCAGGTAAGCCCCTGCCATTGTAGACAGACATGAAGGAGTGGAGCGATGATGAATAAAGGTGGAAGTTTTTTGCTTGAGGATTCAAGCTGGAAAGATGTATACACACCAGAGGATTTTTCAGAGGAGCATGAGCTGATCGGAGAAATGACAAATGACTTCGTACGAAATTCCGTTATGCCTCATTTGGACAGCATGGAAAAGCATGACTTTAAAAAGGTGCTTGAGCTGATGAAGCAGGCCGGAGAACTTGGACTGCTTGGCGCTGATGTACCTGAAATGTTTGGAGGAGCAGGTCTTGATAAAATAAGCTCTGCCATCATTTCTGAAAAAATGTCCATCGCTGGTGGCTTCTCCATAACGCATGGAGCACATGTCGGAATTGGCTCACTGCCAATCATTCTGTTTGGTAATGTGGAGCAAAAGCAAACGTACTTGCCTGCATTAGCTACAGGAGAAAAGATTGCATCCTATTGCCTAACAGAGCCTACAGCAGGATCTGATGCATTAGGGATAAAAACAACAGCAACATTAAATGCTGAAGGAACCCATTATATTTTAAAGGGACAGAAACAGTGGATTACTAATGCCGGCATCGCAGATGTTTTCACTGTTTATGCGAAAGTAGATGGCAAGGATTATTCTGCTTTTATCGTAGAACGAGAGTTTCCGGGAGTATCTATCGGGAAGGAAGAGAAAAAACTTGGTATTAAAAGCTCCTCCACTTGTTCTGTAATATTGGATAATGTTCTTGTGCCAAAAGAAAACCTTCTTGGAGAAAAAGGGAAAGGACATCTCATTGCCCTAAATGTTTTAAATATGGGCAGGTTTAAATTAGGCATGGGAGCAATTGGCGCAAGTAAGGAAGCATTGAAGGTGACTGTGCCATATATAAAAAATCGTAAGCAATTTCAAACACCAATTTCTGAATTTCCCCTGACAAAAGCAAAAGTCGCCACATTGGCGTCATTGCTGTATGCCTCTGAGAGCTCTGTTTATCGCACAGCAGGATTATTATCGGATGCCCTTGACCCGTTAGAGGGAACAGAGGATTGGAAAATTCCTGCTAAGCTTGTTAATGAATACAGTATGGAATGCAGCTTAAATAAAATATTTTCATCTGAGGCGTTAGACAAGATAGTGGATGAATGTTTGCAGCTTCATGGTGGCAACGGCTTTATGGAGGACTACGCAATTTCAAGAATGTATCGTGATTCAAGGATTAACCGCATTTTTGAAGGAACAAATGAAATTAATCTCTTGGCCGTACCAGGAAATTATTTAAGAAAAGCGATGAAGGGAGATGTCCCGTTATTTGCTGCAGCAAAAGCTATTGAGCGTGAAATGATTACCTTCATTCCAAGTGAGCCTGATGACAGCGTTCTTTCTCAGGAAAAGCTGTTTGTTAAAAATGGCAAAAAGATAGTTCTTATATTACTGGGTTTATTAGCGAAAAAGTATACAACGGAAATAGAGCAGCAGCAAGAGGCACTCACTTCGATTGCAACAATCATATCCCATGTGTTTGCAATGGAATCATGTATTCTGCGTACGGAAAAAGCAATTGCGACAACGAATACAGAAGAAAATCAAAAGCTGTTATATACAGAAATTTATTGTCAGGAAGCATTTCAAATCATTCATACTGAAGCCCAAAACACACTAGCTTACATGGAATCTGGAGATGACTTGCGCCTTGCTCTCTCAGTCCTCAAAAAATATACAAGATTTTTACCAAAGCCGTTGATTGCGTTAAAAAGGGAAGCGGCTGAAAAGGTGATTGCGGCAAATGAGTATATTGTATAAATAAAGGCTGGTAATATAAGATTTTCTCTCAATTAAACCTGAATGATTAGGCGAAATTCATATATTGGCCTAATCATTCAGATTCTTGCATGTTTTTTTGAAGAGTGCAGTAAAGCCAAGTTAAGAATTATTCGTCTTTCGAAGGTTTTCGATAAATCCTTAATATAATGACCGATATATTTAGAAAATGAATGTTATGAATTTATCTTGATATATGATAATATTCAATTATAAATTTAAAAAATACATAAGTAAGGTGAATCGTATGGAGCTTACATTTTATTGGTATCCAAAATGCAGCACTTGCCGAAACGCAAAAAAATGGCTGGATGAAAATGGAGTAGGTTATAAAGAAGTACATATTGTGGAAAATCCTCCTTCACGCTCTACGCTTGAAGACCTATATAAACATAGCGGCTTAGAATTAAAGAAATTCTTTAATACTAGCGGCCAGCGTTATCGCGATCTTGGCTTGAAGGATAAGATGAAAGATATGTCGGATTCAGAGCTTCTCGATATACTTGCTTCTGATGGCATGTTGATTAAACGTCCTTTCACTACAGATGGAAAAAAGGTTACGTTAGGGTTTAAGGAAGAGGATTTTAAACAAAGCTGGACATAATAGTGCCGCTTGCAGGATATTAAACTATTTGGAGGGATAAGCATGAGTACACCGAAAGATTTGCGCTATTCAGAAGAACATGAATGGGTAAAAGTTGAAGGGGAGAATGTGCGAGTTGGAATTACACATTTTGCTCAATCAGAGTTGGGAGACATCGTATTTGTTGAACTTCCAGAGGTTGGAGATGAAGTAAAAGCGGACGAGCCTTTCGGCAGTGTAGAATCTGTCAAAACAGTTTCTGAGCTATATGCACCAATTAGCGGCAAAGTAGTGGAAGTAAATGAAGATTTAAGTGATAATCCTGAATATGTAAACGAATCACCATATGAAAAAGCTTGGATGATTGTTGTTGAACCAACTAATCTTGCTGATGTTGAGCAATTGATGACAGTTGAACAATATGAAGAAATGACAAACGAAAACTGATTTAAGAAGAAGCGCCGGCATATTATCGGCGCTTCTTTGTGTCTAAAATGCCGATAACTTTAACTACTAAAGGCAATATGTTAAAGTATTACATAATAAAACCCTCTCAAGCTGGGGAGAATATGCTGCAAAAATAATATTCTTCAGGTGATTATAATGGATAAAATTATTATTGTAGAAGGTACATCAGATAAGCGGAAAGTAAAAGATATTGTGAGAGAACCAGTGGAAATTATTTGTACAAATGGAACCATCGGTATTGCGAAAATAGATGATCTTATTGAAGATTTATTTGAAAAGGATGTATATATACTCGTGGATGCAGATACATCCGGGGAGAAAATAAGAAAGCTGTTCAGGAAGGAATTGCCTGAAGCAGAGCATATTTTTATCAATAAAATGTATCGTGAAGTCGCAGCAGCACCAAGTCAGCATATTGCTTCCGTTTTGCTGCAGGCTAATATTGATGTTTACCCTGAATTTTTGGATATGAGGATGAAGTAAGTATGGATGAATGGACAGAAAAGGGGCTTCAGGCTTCCTTAAAAGATAAAGGACGATCTTTCCTTTACTTATACACACCCATGTGTGGTACTTGTATGGTAGCAAGCAAAATGCTTACAGTTGTGGAAACAATGAACAATGACTTTTC
This window encodes:
- a CDS encoding toprim domain-containing protein, which produces MDKIIIVEGTSDKRKVKDIVREPVEIICTNGTIGIAKIDDLIEDLFEKDVYILVDADTSGEKIRKLFRKELPEAEHIFINKMYREVAAAPSQHIASVLLQANIDVYPEFLDMRMK
- the gcvH gene encoding glycine cleavage system protein GcvH translates to MSTPKDLRYSEEHEWVKVEGENVRVGITHFAQSELGDIVFVELPEVGDEVKADEPFGSVESVKTVSELYAPISGKVVEVNEDLSDNPEYVNESPYEKAWMIVVEPTNLADVEQLMTVEQYEEMTNEN
- a CDS encoding 3-hydroxyacyl-CoA dehydrogenase/enoyl-CoA hydratase family protein, whose amino-acid sequence is MYSIKKAAVIGSGVMGSAIAAHLANVGISTLLLDKIPASLSKEEQSKGLALADKEVRNRFAAQALQRIKVSKPSMLTAISHMTLLEIGNTEDDLERLKEADWIIEVITEEITAKKALFQKVDKVRRQGSIVSSNTSGISITQMKEGLSDDFQAHFLGTHFFNPPRYISLLEFIPTNNTSSEVISFMKSFAETVLGRVVVEAKDTPNFIANRIGAHAFLTSLEAMVQMDMTISEVDQLTGPLIGRTKSATFQTLDMVGLDTFFHTVKNVHNRTKDNLEKEQYKIPAFLLEMLNENLLGRKTKQGFYKKTKDKVLVLNYHTMQYEEELKPKRSEKRKKLKELIYNHSTEGTFLWKSVMPYLLYSGEHATEIADNIFQIDLAIKTGFNWKSGPFETWDEIGLTESLEKLKQENQKLPEWIEQMMENGFTSFYKRIDGKQFYYHNGKYVPIPLTSDEYRLKHRKQIGGILASNKAASIIDMEDDVLLFEMHSPNNVIGMDMIKMLNKTIDMVENTDRIKGLVIGSSGKNFSAGANLAMMLLEAQNQDYIELQVVVKAFQDVLKRIKYCKKPVAAASHRKTLGGGAEICLAAEKIHASIETYIGLVETSAGLIPGGGGTKELYLNMLAEQENPNVVAAAAQAFKAILTSNVSTSAEEGKATGFLKSGDTITFNSMNVMEEAKSAVIEMFDNGYELRTEMKIPVAGKQGFQFLMGLVKEFADKGAISKHGEVIAEKLAYVITGGDVEIHTEVEEDYLLQLERQAFIDLLREKETIKRMLHVLTAGKPLPL
- a CDS encoding DUF2573 family protein, which translates into the protein MDKEFLEQFDSLVTKYTELLLGEEQEHLKKEVEIWMLYNHMAKSMPSLVKHWNGQFPEAKQQIVGMISEIKKLNDFQKQKTK
- a CDS encoding spore coat protein, with product MNQQKVQNPEKQVAKTPQMNDRDFINDLLATEKYMTASYSTALNEASNEVLYQDLLGIFTETQNMQRELYDLMFRAGWYKLESADQQKLQQSFQQFKGYESQFPNGNGGLQ
- a CDS encoding YuzL family protein, translating into MAKMKKNPSKGGVSAASVKGDAGPTVESDGGGKRNSQNNQYKK
- a CDS encoding arsenate reductase family protein codes for the protein MELTFYWYPKCSTCRNAKKWLDENGVGYKEVHIVENPPSRSTLEDLYKHSGLELKKFFNTSGQRYRDLGLKDKMKDMSDSELLDILASDGMLIKRPFTTDGKKVTLGFKEEDFKQSWT
- a CDS encoding acyl-CoA dehydrogenase family protein, giving the protein MNKGGSFLLEDSSWKDVYTPEDFSEEHELIGEMTNDFVRNSVMPHLDSMEKHDFKKVLELMKQAGELGLLGADVPEMFGGAGLDKISSAIISEKMSIAGGFSITHGAHVGIGSLPIILFGNVEQKQTYLPALATGEKIASYCLTEPTAGSDALGIKTTATLNAEGTHYILKGQKQWITNAGIADVFTVYAKVDGKDYSAFIVEREFPGVSIGKEEKKLGIKSSSTCSVILDNVLVPKENLLGEKGKGHLIALNVLNMGRFKLGMGAIGASKEALKVTVPYIKNRKQFQTPISEFPLTKAKVATLASLLYASESSVYRTAGLLSDALDPLEGTEDWKIPAKLVNEYSMECSLNKIFSSEALDKIVDECLQLHGGNGFMEDYAISRMYRDSRINRIFEGTNEINLLAVPGNYLRKAMKGDVPLFAAAKAIEREMITFIPSEPDDSVLSQEKLFVKNGKKIVLILLGLLAKKYTTEIEQQQEALTSIATIISHVFAMESCILRTEKAIATTNTEENQKLLYTEIYCQEAFQIIHTEAQNTLAYMESGDDLRLALSVLKKYTRFLPKPLIALKREAAEKVIAANEYIV